From a single Candidatus Bathyarchaeia archaeon genomic region:
- a CDS encoding type II CAAX endopeptidase family protein, with translation MDKLIVYYFSLVLLIGSLTYAPWILASYGMFPSDLVFVFVIFGGFSPTIAALIVAELESGRRGTKYLFGQFGRRGFSKIWFSAAVFIPLVLAASSILLWSIAGETCILDFTKLAEFPLILITSFLMNMWEEIGWRGYALPALQKKHNAVISSLIIGVFWAAWHWPHFAVKDSMMAVNYPNFLWFAIFTSLYSISYTWIYNSTHGSLFTVSLYHASTNAVNTTLFTKENISSPVFPFYFLTAAIFVSILVSVFKSDFLHLKTDT, from the coding sequence TTGGATAAGCTTATCGTTTATTATTTCAGCTTAGTTCTATTAATCGGCAGCTTAACCTATGCCCCATGGATTTTAGCCTCATATGGTATGTTTCCATCTGATTTAGTTTTTGTTTTCGTGATCTTCGGCGGTTTCTCCCCAACGATCGCCGCGTTAATAGTGGCAGAACTTGAATCTGGGAGAAGAGGAACAAAATATTTGTTCGGCCAGTTCGGTCGTAGGGGCTTTTCAAAGATATGGTTTTCGGCGGCGGTTTTCATTCCCCTGGTTCTCGCAGCCTCTTCAATCCTGTTATGGTCCATAGCTGGAGAAACATGTATTCTAGACTTTACGAAGCTGGCCGAGTTTCCGCTGATTCTAATTACGAGCTTCCTGATGAATATGTGGGAGGAAATAGGGTGGAGAGGCTACGCTTTACCAGCACTGCAGAAGAAACATAACGCTGTTATTTCAAGCCTAATTATCGGAGTATTTTGGGCGGCGTGGCACTGGCCACACTTCGCGGTTAAAGACAGCATGATGGCTGTCAACTACCCTAATTTCCTCTGGTTCGCCATCTTCACGTCCCTATACTCGATCTCCTACACTTGGATTTACAACTCCACGCATGGTAGCTTGTTTACCGTATCACTATACCACGCATCCACAAACGCAGTAAACACCACGCTATTCACTAAGGAGAACATTTCCAGCCCTGTTTTCCCATTCTATTTTCTTACAGCCGCTATTTTTGTCTCTATTCTTGTTTCTGTCTTTAAATCAGACTTCCTACATCTCAAAACTGATACTTAA
- a CDS encoding type II CAAX endopeptidase family protein yields the protein MNQRSYESNSLLLFFLIAFAWSWFFWLLQIWGLNLYVAPFGPFVAAFLLTFMNEGKVGVKELFKKGFDPRIDKIWYAPIFLLMPAIAGFSLFLAWLSEGAIPELTALSQPWLVPWNLVYIFFLGGPLQEEFGWRGYALPRLQRHRSALVSSVMLGVIWAFWHLPLNFMAQPPGPQYEAAIGMLLGSIITMAFMSVLFTWIYNNTGGSVFATLLFHTMVNLSTYVVFPVFETRTGPLYYLVLIVAVAMIILAVFGTKRMVREKKDFLKLKTSGAGHFG from the coding sequence TTGAATCAGCGTAGCTATGAAAGTAATAGTTTGCTGCTGTTTTTTCTGATAGCCTTTGCCTGGTCTTGGTTCTTCTGGTTATTGCAAATTTGGGGTTTAAACCTTTATGTAGCGCCGTTTGGTCCATTTGTAGCCGCGTTTTTACTTACTTTCATGAATGAGGGAAAGGTGGGCGTTAAAGAATTATTTAAGAAGGGTTTTGATCCTAGAATTGACAAAATATGGTACGCTCCGATTTTCCTGTTAATGCCCGCTATCGCGGGCTTCTCCCTCTTTCTAGCATGGTTAAGCGAAGGAGCCATACCTGAATTGACGGCGCTATCTCAGCCTTGGCTGGTTCCATGGAACCTTGTTTACATATTTTTTCTCGGAGGGCCTCTTCAGGAAGAGTTCGGCTGGAGAGGTTATGCGCTCCCCCGTCTTCAAAGACATCGCTCGGCTCTCGTCTCAAGCGTAATGCTTGGAGTAATCTGGGCTTTCTGGCATCTACCCTTAAACTTCATGGCTCAGCCTCCGGGCCCTCAGTATGAGGCTGCTATCGGAATGCTTCTAGGCTCAATTATCACCATGGCTTTCATGTCGGTATTATTCACTTGGATCTACAACAATACTGGCGGCAGCGTTTTCGCCACCCTACTATTCCATACGATGGTGAACCTATCAACATACGTTGTGTTCCCGGTTTTTGAAACGCGAACTGGGCCATTATATTACCTAGTTCTAATAGTAGCCGTCGCCATGATTATCCTAGCGGTCTTCGGGACAAAAAGAATGGTTCGAGAGAAAAAGGATTTCCTAAAACTAAAAACCAGTGGTGCCGGCCATTTTGGATAA
- a CDS encoding Ni/Fe hydrogenase subunit alpha yields the protein MVEERSNLIEIKPVTRIEGHAKVTIHLSDDGSVREARLHVTDFRGFEKFCEGRPFYEMPSIMSRTCGICPVSHLLASVKACDDILAVSIPRAAELLRRLMHMGQIIQSHALSFFFLSSPDFLLGMDSEPSKRNIFGLMERYPEIAKQGIKLRAFGQKIIEYLAGKRIHSSDWIVPGGVAAPLSKDKSERIMSEYDDALKITLENLSRFREILEKMSDEIKGFGDFPTYYMGLVTRKGELEHYDGLIRIVDDKGQIISDHLDPKRYCEYIGEAVEPWSYMKFPYYKPLGYPKGVYRVGPLARLNIVSRCGTPLADEELKEFKKWGKNGVVQNTMLYHYARLIEILFCIEKVREILEDPEAYSDNIWARASVNRYEGVGVAEAPRGTLIHHYKVNRHGLIEWANLVIATEHNNLAYNMAITQVAKKYVSGGRLSEGLLNRVEAVIRAFDPCLSCATHAWRPIALAIEVFDSEGKMIRRLTS from the coding sequence ATGGTTGAGGAAAGAAGCAATCTGATTGAGATAAAGCCAGTCACTAGGATCGAAGGACACGCTAAGGTGACAATCCACCTATCCGACGATGGAAGCGTTAGAGAGGCTAGACTGCACGTAACGGATTTCCGCGGCTTCGAAAAATTCTGCGAGGGGCGTCCCTTCTATGAGATGCCGAGCATAATGTCTAGGACATGCGGGATATGCCCTGTAAGCCATCTTCTAGCGTCCGTGAAGGCATGCGACGATATATTGGCTGTAAGCATACCTAGAGCCGCTGAGCTTCTAAGGCGCTTAATGCATATGGGGCAGATAATCCAGTCGCATGCGCTGAGCTTCTTTTTCCTCTCTTCGCCGGATTTCCTTTTAGGCATGGATTCTGAGCCATCAAAAAGAAATATTTTCGGATTGATGGAAAGGTATCCGGAGATAGCTAAGCAGGGAATAAAGCTCAGAGCCTTTGGGCAAAAGATAATTGAGTATTTGGCTGGCAAAAGGATACATTCAAGCGACTGGATTGTTCCGGGAGGCGTTGCGGCGCCGCTCTCAAAGGATAAGTCGGAGAGAATCATGAGCGAATATGATGACGCCCTAAAAATAACTCTCGAAAATCTATCCAGATTTAGAGAGATTTTAGAAAAGATGAGCGACGAGATCAAGGGCTTTGGAGACTTCCCAACATATTATATGGGGTTAGTGACGCGGAAAGGCGAATTGGAACATTACGATGGACTAATAAGAATCGTTGATGATAAAGGGCAAATAATTAGCGATCATCTTGACCCAAAAAGATATTGTGAGTATATTGGGGAGGCTGTTGAACCCTGGTCGTATATGAAGTTCCCATACTATAAGCCGCTGGGCTACCCGAAGGGAGTCTATAGGGTTGGGCCGCTGGCGAGACTTAATATTGTTTCACGATGTGGCACACCACTAGCAGACGAGGAACTGAAAGAATTTAAGAAGTGGGGTAAAAACGGCGTTGTCCAAAACACCATGCTATATCATTACGCGCGGTTAATTGAGATACTGTTCTGCATAGAGAAGGTTAGGGAAATCTTAGAGGATCCAGAAGCATATTCCGATAATATTTGGGCTAGGGCCTCCGTCAATAGGTACGAGGGTGTTGGGGTCGCTGAGGCCCCTAGGGGCACGCTTATACATCACTATAAGGTTAACAGGCACGGCTTAATAGAGTGGGCTAATCTCGTAATCGCGACTGAGCATAATAACCTCGCATACAACATGGCTATAACGCAGGTGGCAAAGAAATATGTAAGCGGAGGTAGATTAAGCGAAGGCCTACTGAATAGAGTTGAGGCGGTGATCCGCGCTTTCGACCCGTGTCTAAGCTGCGCTACGCACGCGTGGAGACCTATAGCCCTAGCAATCGAGGTATTTGATTCAGAGGGAAAAATGATACGTAGGCTAACAAGTTAA
- a CDS encoding oxidoreductase, with amino-acid sequence MNKVNFATVWLSGCSGCHMSFLDQDERLIDLAEKINLVYSPLMDVKDFPENVDVTIVEGAVGNEEQLHLLKTVREHTKILIAIGDCAVTGNVTALRNTLDNGSEEIIRRAYIELTDVNPLTPNDVPKLLKRACPLNEVVKVDYFIPGCPPSADLINYVLTEILAGRAPNMEGKAKYG; translated from the coding sequence ATCAATAAAGTTAATTTCGCAACGGTCTGGCTTAGCGGCTGCTCAGGGTGCCATATGTCATTTCTAGATCAAGATGAGCGCCTAATAGATCTTGCTGAAAAGATAAATCTTGTTTACAGCCCGCTTATGGATGTTAAGGATTTCCCAGAGAACGTTGATGTGACTATTGTTGAGGGAGCTGTTGGAAACGAGGAGCAGCTACACTTACTCAAGACTGTTAGGGAACACACAAAAATACTTATCGCCATAGGTGACTGCGCGGTAACCGGAAACGTGACCGCATTAAGAAATACCTTGGATAATGGCTCCGAAGAGATTATCCGCAGAGCTTACATAGAATTAACTGATGTTAACCCGCTGACCCCAAACGATGTCCCAAAATTGCTAAAGCGCGCATGCCCATTGAATGAAGTTGTTAAGGTCGATTATTTTATTCCGGGATGCCCGCCATCAGCAGACCTCATAAACTATGTTCTAACCGAAATATTGGCGGGTAGAGCGCCGAATATGGAGGGTAAAGCAAAATATGGTTGA
- the hoxU gene encoding bidirectional hydrogenase complex protein HoxU, protein MSGAGTVKLKINGVEVTAYEGETILEAAKRAGIRIPTLCYLDGLSNYGSCRLCIVEIKGSPKLFPSCTTPVSNGMEVITDSERLRKYRKMTVELLLSEKPHVCAVCVANGNCELQDLAKEFGVDHLRFDREWTRQKIDLTHDFLVIDNNRCILCTRCVRVCDEIEGVHVLDIKARGKDSQIIVDMDEDWGSSRSCTSCRKCARVCPVGAIYVRDKPISETKDKDIAQFIISRRRR, encoded by the coding sequence ATGAGTGGTGCTGGAACAGTTAAATTGAAGATCAATGGTGTTGAGGTTACTGCCTACGAGGGAGAAACAATTCTTGAAGCTGCTAAGAGGGCTGGGATAAGAATTCCAACGTTATGCTATCTAGATGGGTTAAGTAATTATGGTAGTTGCCGCCTATGCATAGTTGAAATTAAGGGTTCGCCTAAACTCTTCCCATCCTGCACAACCCCTGTCAGCAACGGTATGGAGGTCATTACAGACTCTGAGAGGCTGAGGAAATATAGGAAGATGACGGTAGAGCTTCTGCTTTCAGAGAAGCCTCATGTATGCGCCGTCTGCGTCGCTAATGGTAATTGTGAATTGCAGGATTTGGCGAAAGAGTTTGGCGTCGATCACTTGAGGTTCGATCGCGAGTGGACTAGGCAAAAAATAGATTTGACGCATGACTTTCTAGTTATAGACAATAATAGGTGCATTTTATGCACCCGCTGCGTTAGAGTATGCGATGAGATTGAGGGCGTCCATGTCTTAGACATAAAAGCTAGGGGTAAAGACTCGCAGATAATTGTGGATATGGATGAGGATTGGGGCTCGTCTAGATCATGCACATCGTGTCGTAAGTGTGCTAGAGTATGCCCTGTTGGAGCAATATACGTGAGGGACAAACCCATCTCGGAAACGAAGGACAAGGATATAGCCCAATTCATAATCTCAAGGAGGCGGAGATAG
- a CDS encoding NuoF family protein, which yields MVLKPEDILRIAREEAERQRSYRYRINVCCSSGCLPFGALQVLKAFEEAIKEFGLQGECRVSRTGCVGTCSVGPVVLIEPGGYLYQNVTPENAREIVKSHIVSGKPVKELLYANEAFFKKQLRLVLRNAGKIDPLKIEDYIAAGGYSALIKCLTKMTPKEVIDEVIASGLRGRGGAGFPTGQKWNFVAREKNTPKYVVANLDEGDPGVFANRTLAEADPHAIIEGMAIAAYAVGAEKGYIYVRAEYPLAVQTLREALKQARSMNLMGKNILETQFSFDIELRLGAGAFVAGEETGILASIEGRRAMPRPRPPYPATSGLWGKPTLIQNVETLANVPLIILNGGSWFAKIGTPKCTGTKCFSLTGKVNNPGLIEVPMGITLREVVFEIGGGVPSGRRFKAVLVGGPSGGCLPESLLDLSIDYESLTKAGAIMGSGGIVVIDDESCMVDTAWFFTDFCVDESCGKCVPCRVGLLKMRNILERIMKGEGRLEDLDILSELGEYVRDVSLCGLGQTAPNPVLTTLRYFRDEYITHIFDKRCPAGKCFRSQVSMKEAP from the coding sequence GTGGTTTTGAAGCCAGAGGATATTTTGAGAATCGCTAGAGAGGAAGCCGAGAGACAGAGGTCTTATAGGTATAGGATAAACGTCTGCTGCTCCAGCGGATGCCTACCATTCGGCGCCCTACAAGTTCTTAAAGCGTTTGAGGAAGCTATTAAAGAGTTTGGGCTTCAGGGCGAATGCAGGGTTTCAAGAACCGGATGCGTGGGAACATGCTCAGTCGGCCCAGTAGTTTTAATTGAGCCCGGCGGCTACCTATATCAGAATGTTACGCCGGAGAATGCTAGGGAAATAGTGAAAAGCCACATAGTTTCCGGGAAACCTGTTAAAGAGCTGCTTTATGCGAATGAGGCCTTCTTTAAGAAGCAGCTTAGGCTTGTTCTAAGGAACGCTGGTAAAATAGACCCGCTTAAAATAGAGGATTATATAGCGGCTGGCGGATACTCCGCGCTTATAAAGTGCCTGACAAAGATGACACCAAAGGAAGTGATAGATGAGGTTATTGCAAGCGGATTAAGGGGGCGCGGAGGCGCGGGTTTTCCAACCGGGCAGAAATGGAATTTCGTGGCTAGAGAGAAAAATACTCCGAAATATGTTGTAGCGAACCTGGATGAGGGCGACCCGGGAGTATTCGCTAACAGAACATTGGCTGAGGCGGATCCCCATGCTATAATTGAGGGTATGGCCATAGCCGCCTATGCTGTAGGCGCCGAAAAAGGCTACATTTATGTTAGAGCCGAATATCCGCTAGCGGTTCAGACTTTAAGGGAAGCCTTAAAACAAGCCAGGTCAATGAATCTTATGGGAAAGAATATTCTTGAAACGCAGTTCAGCTTCGATATTGAGTTAAGGTTGGGTGCAGGCGCATTCGTTGCCGGTGAGGAGACCGGTATACTTGCGTCTATTGAAGGGCGCAGAGCAATGCCTAGACCGCGTCCACCGTACCCAGCGACATCGGGATTGTGGGGTAAGCCAACACTCATACAGAATGTTGAGACCCTGGCGAACGTTCCGCTCATAATACTTAACGGTGGAAGCTGGTTTGCTAAGATTGGAACACCAAAATGTACTGGCACAAAATGCTTCTCGCTTACCGGTAAAGTGAACAACCCGGGGCTTATTGAGGTCCCGATGGGAATAACCCTTAGAGAGGTTGTTTTCGAGATAGGTGGTGGGGTTCCGTCTGGGCGGAGATTTAAGGCTGTTCTGGTCGGTGGGCCGTCAGGCGGATGCTTGCCTGAAAGCTTGCTTGATCTTTCGATTGATTATGAGTCTTTGACTAAAGCTGGGGCTATAATGGGTTCTGGCGGCATAGTCGTGATCGATGATGAGTCATGTATGGTTGATACAGCATGGTTCTTCACGGACTTCTGCGTTGATGAATCGTGTGGTAAATGTGTTCCCTGTAGGGTTGGATTGCTGAAAATGAGGAATATTCTGGAGAGGATTATGAAGGGCGAGGGGCGCCTAGAGGACCTAGATATATTGAGCGAGCTGGGCGAGTATGTGAGGGATGTGAGCCTATGCGGTTTAGGACAAACAGCCCCGAACCCGGTCTTAACAACCTTACGCTATTTTAGGGATGAATACATTACCCATATATTTGATAAGAGGTGTCCGGCTGGAAAATGTTTTAGGTCCCAAGTATCTATGAAGGAGGCTCCATGA
- a CDS encoding NAD(P)H-dependent oxidoreductase subunit E, with protein MLKEDRRLQMLERIIKEHNYQKSALLEVLHAAHELYGYFDKPLLTYIAERLNLPPSHVYGVASFYHLFKFRKPGEHVISACMGTACYVKGVEEIITAIEREFNIKRGGSSPDGRLSLFVTRCIGACAMAPNITIDNEVVGRATKEVVLDKIRKVLGG; from the coding sequence TTGTTAAAGGAAGATAGGCGCTTACAAATGCTTGAAAGAATTATAAAAGAGCATAACTATCAGAAAAGCGCCCTTCTTGAAGTTCTGCATGCGGCACATGAGCTTTATGGATACTTCGATAAACCTCTTCTAACATATATAGCTGAGCGCCTGAACCTGCCGCCGAGCCATGTTTATGGCGTAGCATCATTTTATCACTTATTCAAGTTTAGGAAGCCCGGTGAGCATGTTATCTCAGCGTGCATGGGGACAGCATGCTACGTGAAGGGTGTTGAAGAGATAATAACGGCAATTGAGAGAGAATTTAATATTAAGCGCGGCGGTTCAAGTCCGGATGGACGGCTCTCACTTTTTGTTACGCGTTGCATTGGCGCATGCGCCATGGCCCCAAATATAACTATTGATAACGAAGTTGTTGGAAGAGCAACTAAAGAGGTTGTTTTGGATAAAATAAGAAAAGTTCTTGGGGGATAA
- a CDS encoding sulfite exporter TauE/SafE family protein: MLVLDLNVGVSLCLIAMGFLVGILSGFFGFGGGFILTPFLISLGFPASTAVGTSVTEIFMSSIVASLRHKRLGNVEVKIGLIIALSSVLGTEIGAQSIEQLKRINTQFMNFAVSLAYILILILISTYMVYEGLNPGREKSPEKKPLWFRIHKLKIPPLITTSQPDAKPISVWMVAAIGFIGGLSAGFLGAGGGFILVPLLIYIVGCKPSVAAGTCIFGVLVSCAYASLTHTLKGNVDFILAILIFVGSSIGVQIGSSATRRVKEASFKLTFGLCLGFISLSVIMKLVSSLYGVFILAILSQITIFLAVFIIASSIILLSVRGAPKS; this comes from the coding sequence ATGTTGGTACTGGATTTAAATGTAGGTGTAAGTCTCTGCTTAATCGCTATGGGCTTTCTCGTAGGGATTCTATCCGGTTTCTTCGGTTTCGGCGGCGGCTTCATTCTCACACCGTTTCTAATTAGCCTAGGTTTTCCAGCCAGCACGGCTGTCGGGACAAGCGTTACCGAGATATTTATGTCATCTATTGTTGCATCGTTAAGGCATAAGCGCTTAGGCAACGTGGAGGTGAAAATAGGCTTAATTATTGCTCTTTCCTCAGTTCTCGGAACAGAAATTGGGGCGCAATCAATTGAGCAACTTAAGAGGATCAACACGCAGTTCATGAATTTCGCGGTGAGTCTGGCTTATATCCTAATTTTAATTCTAATCTCCACATACATGGTTTATGAGGGCTTAAACCCTGGTCGGGAAAAGAGTCCCGAAAAGAAGCCTTTATGGTTTAGGATTCATAAGCTTAAAATCCCGCCGCTGATCACGACGTCGCAGCCTGATGCAAAGCCAATATCAGTATGGATGGTGGCAGCGATCGGCTTTATTGGCGGTTTATCAGCTGGTTTTCTAGGCGCTGGTGGAGGTTTTATACTGGTTCCGCTGCTAATCTATATAGTTGGCTGTAAGCCGTCGGTTGCCGCTGGAACATGCATTTTCGGAGTACTGGTGAGCTGCGCGTACGCGTCTTTAACTCATACGCTCAAGGGGAACGTTGATTTTATATTGGCAATTCTAATCTTTGTCGGTTCCTCGATCGGTGTGCAGATCGGCTCTTCAGCGACCAGACGAGTAAAGGAGGCTAGCTTTAAATTAACATTTGGCTTATGTTTAGGCTTCATTTCTTTAAGCGTCATAATGAAACTGGTTTCCAGTTTATATGGAGTATTTATCCTCGCTATCTTATCACAGATAACTATATTTTTAGCGGTTTTCATCATAGCTTCTTCCATAATTTTGCTTTCTGTACGCGGGGCTCCAAAATCTTGA
- the gcvH gene encoding glycine cleavage system protein GcvH translates to MPKWKTVSIRQELIDEVEKAVKTGKYRSISEFVSEAIRLRLEEIMRTRGVPAEKRKEVLATIKEQLLYTPKHTWAQITPEGNIRVGLSDYAARHLKGIAHVMTEPAGKEVNKMEPIGVVETWMFMFDIYAPVSGKIVKVNEDLKNEPHLINEDPYGKGWILEIKPKNSVILEEELNDLLGAREYNKWVNKLEGRLRE, encoded by the coding sequence ATGCCAAAATGGAAGACCGTGAGTATAAGGCAAGAATTAATAGATGAGGTTGAAAAGGCCGTTAAAACTGGAAAGTATAGAAGTATATCGGAGTTCGTTTCAGAGGCTATAAGATTACGCCTTGAAGAAATAATGCGCACCAGAGGGGTCCCAGCGGAGAAAAGAAAGGAGGTCCTAGCGACCATTAAAGAACAGTTGCTATACACTCCGAAGCATACATGGGCTCAAATAACTCCTGAAGGAAATATACGCGTCGGGCTATCTGATTACGCTGCTAGGCACTTGAAAGGCATAGCCCACGTTATGACTGAGCCGGCTGGAAAAGAGGTTAATAAAATGGAGCCGATAGGTGTCGTTGAAACATGGATGTTCATGTTCGATATCTATGCGCCAGTTAGCGGCAAAATAGTTAAGGTTAACGAGGACTTAAAGAACGAACCACATCTAATAAACGAAGACCCGTATGGCAAGGGCTGGATTCTTGAAATCAAACCCAAGAACTCCGTGATTCTTGAGGAGGAATTGAACGATTTATTGGGCGCCAGAGAATATAATAAGTGGGTAAATAAGCTAGAGGGTAGGCTGCGCGAGTAA
- a CDS encoding phosphate uptake regulator PhoU — MESRKLQKVGRSTITVSLPNKWIKENNIKPGDLVFILPEKDGALRIVPSQSMRQEEVEEEYVINADACDEHGMLERIIVGGYILGRNVIRIVSPNRIEKEHIDEVRRIVRKLIGLGILEETSNSVLLQCSLDPTRFKIDMLARRLTLVVSTILSEAMQALLENNEALAKEAIEREEEADTIYYLATRLLLYVQRKPALAEQMGITDIILIPALRLIFQSLELIGDYSEDIAKKVLALKTYRNRISEDMIKKIYELGEAVQTVFQRAIDCIFTGDIKLANSVLEMKRSLKDGAERLMHELPEIPYLRAIVSGLANIANVGGISADIAINKALLEHSKHIEGIVEIVKHVLVQPKPSRFELR; from the coding sequence TTGGAGAGTAGAAAGCTACAGAAGGTTGGCCGCTCAACAATAACAGTTTCGCTTCCAAATAAATGGATAAAGGAGAATAACATTAAACCCGGCGATTTAGTCTTCATTTTGCCGGAGAAAGATGGAGCATTGAGGATAGTTCCAAGCCAGTCCATGCGCCAAGAAGAAGTTGAGGAAGAATACGTGATTAACGCTGATGCCTGCGATGAGCATGGTATGCTTGAGAGGATAATCGTTGGCGGCTATATTCTTGGGCGAAACGTCATCAGAATCGTATCACCAAACCGTATAGAGAAAGAACACATAGATGAAGTCCGGAGGATCGTACGTAAGCTTATTGGCTTAGGCATACTTGAGGAAACATCGAACAGCGTATTGCTGCAGTGCTCATTAGACCCAACGAGATTTAAGATAGACATGTTGGCTAGAAGATTAACCCTTGTTGTTTCGACAATACTTTCTGAGGCTATGCAAGCGCTCTTAGAGAATAATGAGGCTTTAGCTAAGGAGGCTATTGAGCGTGAAGAAGAAGCTGACACAATTTACTACTTGGCTACTCGTTTACTTCTCTATGTGCAGAGAAAACCTGCTTTAGCCGAGCAAATGGGTATAACGGATATAATTCTTATACCGGCTTTACGCTTAATATTCCAGTCTTTAGAGTTAATAGGCGATTACTCTGAGGATATAGCGAAAAAGGTGCTGGCCCTCAAAACATATAGAAATAGGATAAGCGAAGACATGATAAAGAAGATTTATGAGTTGGGTGAGGCGGTTCAGACTGTTTTCCAGAGGGCTATTGACTGCATCTTTACGGGCGATATTAAGCTCGCTAACAGCGTGCTTGAGATGAAAAGATCTCTTAAAGATGGAGCTGAGAGACTGATGCATGAGCTGCCAGAGATACCATACTTGAGGGCCATAGTTTCAGGTTTAGCCAATATAGCGAACGTCGGAGGGATAAGCGCCGATATAGCGATAAATAAGGCGTTGCTGGAGCACAGTAAGCATATTGAGGGCATAGTTGAGATAGTCAAGCATGTTTTAGTGCAACCTAAACCATCAAGATTTGAGTTAAGATAG